Proteins encoded together in one Aeromonas encheleia window:
- the efp gene encoding elongation factor P, whose protein sequence is MKTAQEIRAGNVVMIGTEPMVVQKAEFNKSGRNSAVVKMKLKGLLNGSATETVFKADDKLEVVQLERKECTYSYFSDPLYVFMDTEFNQHDVEKDNLGDALNYMVDGMEDICEVTFYNEKAISVELPTTIVREVEYTEPAARGDTSGKVTKPARLKGTTYELAVAAFVEIGDKIEIDTRTGEFKRRVN, encoded by the coding sequence ATGAAAACCGCACAGGAAATCCGCGCTGGTAACGTCGTCATGATCGGTACCGAGCCGATGGTGGTCCAGAAAGCCGAATTCAACAAATCCGGCCGTAACTCCGCCGTGGTCAAGATGAAGCTGAAAGGCCTGCTGAACGGCAGCGCCACCGAGACCGTATTCAAGGCCGACGACAAGCTGGAAGTCGTTCAGCTGGAGCGTAAAGAGTGCACCTACTCTTACTTCTCCGACCCGCTGTACGTCTTCATGGACACCGAGTTTAACCAGCACGACGTCGAGAAAGACAACCTGGGTGACGCGCTGAACTACATGGTTGACGGCATGGAAGACATCTGCGAAGTGACTTTCTACAACGAGAAAGCCATCTCCGTCGAACTGCCGACCACCATCGTCCGTGAAGTCGAGTACACCGAGCCGGCCGCCCGTGGCGACACCTCCGGTAAAGTGACCAAGCCTGCCCGCCTGAAGGGCACCACCTACGAGCTGGCCGTGGCCGCCTTCGTAGAGATCGGTGACAAGATCGAGATCGATACCCGTACCGGCGAGTTCAAGCGTCGCGTCAACTGA